The Prevotella sp. E2-28 genome includes the window TCGTTTTTAATAGCCACCTTGACAGCATACACCAGGTCGGCACGCTCATCGTCAGTGAGGATAGTCTTGGGTGTAAACTCCGAACGAGACGATATCCAACTGATGGTGCCTGCATACTCTTTGCGTTGACCATCACCGTAGTCGGCAAACACCTTTACCTGTTGACCAATCTTGATGTTCTGCAACTGGGCAGAAGTGACGTAGGCACGCAGGTGCATTGACTCAGTATCGGCTATCTTAAACAACGGTTTACCCACACTCACAAATTCACCACGCTCCACATATTTCTCGAGCACAGTACCCTTTGTGGGAGTCATGATGTGACACTTTCGTAACATATCCTGCAACTGTGCCTTCTGCACATCGGCAGCAGCCGTCTGCTTGTCGAGGGCTTGCGTGCTGGTGTTCAGCGATGATATCTGCGCATCCAGTTGCTTCTGCAGCACCTTCACCTGACTCGTGGCATCGTCGAGCATCTTCGAGGGAGCTGCCCCGTCAGCCACCAACTCACGGTAGCGCTGCTCGTCTTGCTGAGCCTTAGCCAACTGCTGGCGCGTAGCTGCTATCTGGCGTTCCATATCGGGCTTCTGACTCTGATAAACCGCTTTCGTAGCATCCATCTGCTGAATCTTCAGCCACGTCTGTGTGGTATCAATGAGCCCCACCTGTCGAGCTGCCTCAATCATGTCACCCTCGTTCACACCGAACGACAGCAATGCCCCACTCTGTTCTGCAAACACGGTCGTCTCGATAGCCTCGAACGTACCTGTTGCATCGTAGTCTTTCTCACTTCCTCCGCAGGCAGCAAGAAAAGGTAAAAGGGTGAAAAGGTAAAAAGGTAAAGCACCTATCACCGACCCCAAATTCT containing:
- a CDS encoding HlyD family secretion protein translates to MEKNECLKNLGSVIGALPFYLFTLLPFLAACGGSEKDYDATGTFEAIETTVFAEQSGALLSFGVNEGDMIEAARQVGLIDTTQTWLKIQQMDATKAVYQSQKPDMERQIAATRQQLAKAQQDEQRYRELVADGAAPSKMLDDATSQVKVLQKQLDAQISSLNTSTQALDKQTAAADVQKAQLQDMLRKCHIMTPTKGTVLEKYVERGEFVSVGKPLFKIADTESMHLRAYVTSAQLQNIKIGQQVKVFADYGDGQRKEYAGTISWISSRSEFTPKTILTDDERADLVYAVKVAIKNDGFVKIGMYGELKL